From the Deinococcus sonorensis KR-87 genome, the window GGCCGGGGCGCCGGGCAGCACCACCGCCAGGTCGCCCTTGTAGTCCTGGCGCAGCGTCACCACCCGGCCCTCCACCTCGATGGCCAGCGGCTCCCCGGCAAAGCGCAGGCTCAGTGTCTCGTCCGGGCTGACCAGCCGCAGCGGCCCCACCGTCGGCAGCTGCGTCTCGGACGGCGGCACCAGCCGCAGCGGATCGGCCGCCTGCTGCAGCAGGCCCAGCAGCTGGGCCACATGGCTTTCCGGCGCCTCGATGGCCTCGGCGGCGGCCCGGAACAGCTGCTCGGCCTCGGGGGGCGGCAGGTGACGCAGCCGGGCCAGCAGGTTCTCGGCTCCCTTGCGGGCGAAGGCCAGCAGCGCCGGTCCCGAGGCCGCGGTGTAACGGTCCGCGCTCAGCGCGCTCACGCTGTCCGGGTCCACCCGGCCGTCACGCAGCCGCTGCGCCACCGCGCGGGCCAGCCGCAGGTTCAGGTAGGCCCCGTTGGGGTCCAGCAGCGCGGCCACCACCCGCGCCAGCCCCATCAGCGCGCCCAGGTCGGTGCCCGGCTCGTCGGGGCAGTGCAGGTACAGGTAGTCGCCCGATACCAGCGCCACCGCCGTCCGCTCGCCCAGGCTGATCTCGATGCCGCCCGGCTGTTCCTCTGCCCGCGATGACAGCCGGTACTCCAGGTCGCCCACCGCCAGCAGCCAGCCCTCGCCGGCCCGCTTCCAGCGCAGCGGCAGGTTGCGCCAGCGCGTGTGGCTGCCGCCGCTCAGCCGCACCGCCAGGGCGCTGGCGCCGTCGTCTGGCTGCGCCAGCGCAAAGCGTTCCTGGCTGGCGTACAGCACCTGCGGGAGCGGGGGCCACTCGATGCCCTGGCCGCCGTCCGAGGTGGGCACCAGCCGTTGCAGGAACTCCAGCAGCCGTGCGGCCGCCTCACGCACCCGCACACGCTCCTCGGCCGGCCGGGGCGCTCCGGTTTCGGCCCGCAGCGCCTCAATCAGCGTGCGGGTCAGCTCCGGCCCCAGCCGGTCGCGCTCGGCGGCCCGCACCCGCGCCGTGGTCACGTCCTGGTCCGGATGACGCGGGTACGGATTGTGCACGATGGCGTTCAGCGCGTCCCGCAGGCGACCGAGCACCGGCTGGGCACCGCCCGGCCCGCTACGGCGGCCGTCGCGCACCGCCGTGCAGACCTGATCGGCCAGTTCACGCAGCAGCGTCAGCGCCACACTCTCGTTGTCGAGCGAGGTCAGCGGATCGCCCAGCCGCGGCAGGGTCATGCTGTGCTCCCCACGCTCCAGGTCCACGTGCAGCACGTACGCCACCCGCAGGGTGATCAGGTCCGGTTCGCGCAGCCACTGCTCCGCCTGCGCCTGCGCCTGAATCCACATCGCCTCGCGCCAGATGGTGTAGCGCAGCTCCAGCAGCGCGTGCTGCTCACCGCCGGCCTCCTGCGGCTGCGGGCTCCAGTGCGACAGCGCGCCTTCCTCTGCCGGATGCGCACGCTGAACCTGGGCGCGCAGGAAGTTACGCCACTCGCGGTCGGTCCGGCCGAAGCGCCGCAGCAGCGCGGCGTCCAGCGGGGCGGCCTGCAGCAGATCGCGCAGGTCGCCCAGGGAGCGGCGCCCGCCACGCGGCGTGCGCCCGGCGATCAGGTCGCGCACCTTGTACTCGTAGAGCTCGACCAGCTCCACCCAGTAATCAAAGGTCGGAGATGTGGGCAGTGACACCTCCACAGTATGCGGGAATCCGGGGTGAACCCGCGCTCCTGTTGGAGACCGCAGCACCTGTCAGTATCCCGAAAGGATCAGGGCGGTATAACGGAGGGCAAATGACGCGCTGCCTTCTGCTCCCCCGCCTCCGTTCCCGGCTTCCGGTCGGAGGTGCCGCATGAACGCGCTGCTGCTGACGGCCCTGTTCGTGGTGGCGCTGCTGCTGGTAATCCGCGTGCAGGAGCGCGCGCTGGCCACCTCGCTGGCGGTGGCGGCCGGTCTGTGTGCCCTGCTGCTGGTGCTGCTGGGCGGCCTGGACCGCAGCTGGGGCGTGCTGGTGGTGACCGGCATGCTGGTGAGCGGGGCCGTGATGGTCTTCGGCCACGTGCAGCTGGACGCGCGGCCCAGCCGGCCGCGCCGCACCCGCCTTCCGGTGCGGGTGGTGCGGACCGCCAAGCCGGCGCCGTCCAGCCGTCAGCCGTCCAAGACCCAGCCGGGCAGCGAGATGAGCTTCCAGGACTATGAGGTGCTGGACCGCATCGGCATCGGCGGCATGGGCAGCGTCTACCGCGCCCGCCGCCGGGCCGACAGCCGGATCGTGGCGCTGAAGGTCCCGCAGGAGAAATACCTGGCCGACGCCAAGTTCGTCAAGCGCTTCTACCGCGAGGCGGAGGTGCTGAAGCGCTTCAGCCACCCGAGCATCGTGCGGGTCTATGACTACAAGGCGCAGGGCAACGAACATTACATCGCCATGGAGTTCCTGGACGGCGACAGCCTGGAGGCGCTGCTGGAGGAGCGCCAGCTGAGCTTTGCCGAGACGGTGCAGGTGATTCGCGCGCTCAGCGACGCGCTGCGCCACATCCACGCCCAGAACGTGGTGCACCGCGACATCAAGCCGGCCAACGTGATGGTCCTGCGCGGCGCCTTCCAGGACGGGCGGCTGCGCGAGGGCGGCGTGAAGCTGATGGACTTCGGCATTGCGGTGGGCAAGGTGCTGACCCGGCTGACCATGACCGGCGCCCGCGTCGGCACGCCCATCTACATGGCGCCCGAGCAGGCCAAGGGCAACCGGGTGGACGCCCGCAGCGACGTGTACTCGCTGGGCCTGCTGATCTACGAGATGGTCACCGGCCAGACCGCCTTCAAGGGCAGCTACGAGGCGGTGGTGCACCAGCAGGTGTTCGAGTCGCCCAAACCGCCCCGTCAGGTGCGGATTGAGGTGCCGGGCAAGCTCAACGACCTGATCCTGAACATGATCGAGAAGGACCCGGCCAGCCGCCCCACCCTCGATGAAGTGATTGCGCGAATTGACGCCGGGGTGCTGTCG encodes:
- a CDS encoding protein kinase domain-containing protein, which gives rise to MNALLLTALFVVALLLVIRVQERALATSLAVAAGLCALLLVLLGGLDRSWGVLVVTGMLVSGAVMVFGHVQLDARPSRPRRTRLPVRVVRTAKPAPSSRQPSKTQPGSEMSFQDYEVLDRIGIGGMGSVYRARRRADSRIVALKVPQEKYLADAKFVKRFYREAEVLKRFSHPSIVRVYDYKAQGNEHYIAMEFLDGDSLEALLEERQLSFAETVQVIRALSDALRHIHAQNVVHRDIKPANVMVLRGAFQDGRLREGGVKLMDFGIAVGKVLTRLTMTGARVGTPIYMAPEQAKGNRVDARSDVYSLGLLIYEMVTGQTAFKGSYEAVVHQQVFESPKPPRQVRIEVPGKLNDLILNMIEKDPASRPTLDEVIARIDAGVLSDERWTDPVGLAISVQEKRGALRLLDLQAKLRQSLRDLAGPGSLPTAPSALCGDEHGNLYMSLLEYRQGKSGALIRKLDAYGNEVLAFGAYGLGEDELLQPVSLAALGGRLYVLDAEAHHVVIFDDQGHFIRRFGGRGQGGGRFEGPRQLAVSPEGDVYVLDSGNSEVQRFSYDGEYVSRYAFRQDRTSETLRPLEGLAVDAHGAVYIVDGTAGKLRKIEHGGTPGLTFPLETLVGEPSDVPWLLQVTDQGVIYAVRQGGQVLRTYSSVGDLMSSTDMYAPVQAMSLLERPLEQRGEPTPTETQPRVVSDSMGPLLN